The Vibrio rhizosphaerae genome contains the following window.
TGTAGCCATCGTTAATCCTCTAAACTATTTATTTGACCTTCACTTAAACCGCAGCTGCGCCGCCCACGATTTCCGACAGTTCTTGTGTAATTGCCGCTTGACGCGCTTTGTTATACACAAGTTCCAGATCTTCAATCAGGTTACCCGCATTATCAGTTGCAGCTTTCATAGCAACCATTCGAGCCGCTTGCTCACAAGCAAGATTCTCGACAACTCCTTGATAAACCTGAGACTCTACATAACGTTGCAACAACATATCGAGTAGAGGCTTTGGTTCAGGTTCATAAAGGTAATCCCATGAATGCTCACGTTTGACTTCTTTACTGTCTGATTTAGGCAAAGGTAGCAATTGATCGATCGTTGGTTCTTGCACCATGGTGTTCACAAAACGGTTAAACACAACATAGAGGCGATCCAACTCACCTTCATCATATTTTTTCAGCATGACATTCACAGAGCCAATCAAATCTTCCAGAGAAGGAGAATCTCCTAATCCTGAAGTCTGAGCAGCCACTTTAGCACCGCTGTTCTTGAAAAATGCTGTCGCTTTTGAACCAATCACGGCTAACTCAACGTCAACATTTTTTTCTGACCAGGATTTCATATCCAGCAGGGCTTTTTTGAACAGGTTAATGTTCAAGCCACCACATAATCCACGATCAGTAGAAATGATGATATAACCAACACGTTTGGCTTCACGCTCTTCCAGATACGGATGACGATATTCCAGATTTGCGTTTGCCACATGACCGATCACTTTACGCATTGTTTCCGCGTATGGACGGGAAGACTCCATTGCATCTTGACTACGACGCATTTTAGAAGCCGCTACCATTTCCATCGCTTTCGTAATCTTCTGAGTGCTTTTCACACTCCCGATTTTACTACGTATCTCTTTTGCGCCGGCCATCGTCACTCTCCATTAGTTGGTGGCAGTCAAGCCACCGACTTTGATTACCAAGTTTGAGTTGCTTTAAACTCATCGACCAGCTTCTTCAGCTGCGCTTCGATGTCATCGTTATAAGCACCAGTCTTGTTGATCTCAGCTGCTAAATCAGCATATTGATTACGAGCGAACGACAGTAATGCGGCCTCAAAGTTAAGGAGTTGATTTAACTCAATATCTCCAAGATAGCCACGTTCGGCAGCAAAGATAACCAGTGCCTGATCAAAAACAGACATTGGTGCATACTGCTTCTGCTTCATCAGTTCAGTTAC
Protein-coding sequences here:
- the atpG gene encoding F0F1 ATP synthase subunit gamma is translated as MAGAKEIRSKIGSVKSTQKITKAMEMVAASKMRRSQDAMESSRPYAETMRKVIGHVANANLEYRHPYLEEREAKRVGYIIISTDRGLCGGLNINLFKKALLDMKSWSEKNVDVELAVIGSKATAFFKNSGAKVAAQTSGLGDSPSLEDLIGSVNVMLKKYDEGELDRLYVVFNRFVNTMVQEPTIDQLLPLPKSDSKEVKREHSWDYLYEPEPKPLLDMLLQRYVESQVYQGVVENLACEQAARMVAMKAATDNAGNLIEDLELVYNKARQAAITQELSEIVGGAAAV